One genomic segment of Mycolicibacterium gilvum includes these proteins:
- a CDS encoding low molecular weight protein-tyrosine-phosphatase codes for MSEGLHVTFICSGNICRSPMAEKMFAHQIDQRGLAGVVQVTSAGTGHWHEGEPADRRANHTLREHGYPTAHRAAQITDEHLAADLVVALGRNHLRMLQHMGVPTERLRMLRSFDPRSGAHVLDVEDPYYGTQADFEETFAVIDASLPGLHSWVDGRLAGREQAG; via the coding sequence GTGTCTGAGGGACTCCACGTCACGTTCATCTGCTCGGGCAACATCTGTCGGAGCCCGATGGCCGAGAAGATGTTCGCCCACCAGATCGACCAGCGGGGCCTGGCCGGCGTCGTGCAGGTCACCAGCGCCGGGACAGGCCACTGGCACGAGGGTGAGCCCGCCGACCGGCGCGCCAACCACACCCTGCGCGAACACGGCTATCCGACCGCCCACCGCGCCGCGCAGATCACCGACGAGCACCTCGCCGCCGACCTCGTCGTCGCGCTCGGCCGTAACCACCTGCGCATGCTCCAACACATGGGAGTGCCCACCGAACGGCTGCGGATGTTGCGTTCGTTCGATCCGCGCTCCGGAGCCCACGTTCTCGACGTCGAGGACCCCTATTACGGCACGCAGGCCGACTTCGAGGAGACGTTCGCGGTCATCGACGCCTCGCTGCCGGGTCTGCACAGCTGGGTCGACGGGCGGCTCGCCGGCCGGGAACAGGCGGGCTGA
- a CDS encoding SURF1 family cytochrome oxidase biogenesis protein, producing the protein MRRWAFLLRPQWLALFVVVAAFAYLCFTVLAPWQLGKNTKTSRENAQISRSLGAEPLPVTSVLPQQDSTAPEEQWQRVTATGRYLPEAQVLARLRLIDGDPAFEVLVPFAVDGGPTVLVDRGYVRPVAGSQPPAIDPPPSETVTITARLRDSEGLARDKEPFQVDGVQQVYSININQISTLTGVPLVGSYLQLVDNQPGGLGVIPLPHLDAGPFLSYGIQWIAFGIIAPIGVGYFVYSEIKVRRREKALAAAAAESAEAGTAPTTEQKLADRYGKRR; encoded by the coding sequence GTGCGTCGCTGGGCATTCCTGCTGCGCCCGCAGTGGCTCGCGCTGTTCGTCGTGGTCGCCGCGTTCGCCTACCTGTGCTTCACGGTGCTCGCCCCGTGGCAGCTGGGCAAGAACACCAAGACCTCCCGCGAGAACGCGCAGATCTCCCGGTCGCTGGGCGCCGAGCCGCTGCCGGTGACCTCGGTGCTGCCACAACAGGATTCGACTGCACCCGAGGAGCAGTGGCAGCGGGTGACGGCGACCGGGCGGTACCTCCCCGAAGCGCAGGTGCTGGCGCGGCTCCGACTCATCGACGGCGATCCGGCGTTCGAGGTGCTGGTGCCGTTCGCGGTCGACGGCGGCCCGACGGTGCTCGTCGACCGCGGGTACGTGCGTCCCGTCGCGGGGTCGCAGCCGCCGGCCATCGATCCCCCGCCGAGCGAGACGGTGACGATCACCGCGCGGCTGCGCGACTCCGAGGGTCTGGCCCGCGACAAGGAACCGTTCCAGGTCGACGGCGTCCAGCAGGTGTACTCGATCAACATCAACCAGATCTCGACCCTGACCGGGGTGCCGCTGGTCGGCTCCTACCTGCAGCTCGTCGACAACCAGCCCGGCGGGCTCGGGGTCATCCCGCTCCCCCATCTCGACGCCGGACCGTTCCTGTCCTACGGCATCCAGTGGATCGCGTTCGGGATCATCGCCCCGATCGGCGTCGGCTATTTCGTGTACTCCGAGATCAAGGTGCGACGCCGGGAGAAAGCTCTGGCCGCCGCCGCAGCCGAGAGCGCCGAGGCCGGAACGGCCCCGACCACCGAGCAGAAGCTCGCCGACCGCTACGGCAAGCGGCGCTGA